CGGCCATCGCCGTTCTTTATCGTATCTATGGATCTCACTTTGACCTGCGCGCACAATACACGCATGCGCAAGTTCCAGGAGCCGTGAATACGGACACTCTTTTTGTCGGAGTCGGTTACAACTTTACTGATGCTCGTGAAGAGGTCGTTCGCAGAAATATTGAAGCCAGCGTATGGGGAGGAAACTCCCACACCACTCGCGGTGGAGCAGACATGGTTCGCGGCTTCCAAGTGGAGGTGCAAAAACTTGCGACTCCGAATGTTGCTTACTCTGTCAGCGTGATTCATGAAGGAAATACGGGCGTTGTCGATCGCAAAGGTGTAGCCGGACAAGTTTGGTATGTGACGAAGACTGAAAACAATTGGACCTTCAGTGTTGGCGCGGGACCTTACATCGCACGCGATGACATTGAAGATCGTACAAAACTTTTAGGTCTTGTGAGTTTAGGTGCTTCTAAGAACGTCACAAAAACTGTGAAAGTCGGCGTTCGTTTTAATCGCGTTGTCACTGGCAATCACAAAGACCAAGACATGTTCCTGATCGGTGTCGAGAAGAAATTCTAAGACGACACAGCCGCTGCGCTCTTCGCGGGCTTCTTAAAGAAATAAGTCGTTCCCGCGATAAGTACAAAAATCAGTGCCACAATACAAACACCCGTCCACTGCGCCTGTGACCAGGCAATACTGGCGAGCAAAGATCCTGCGGCTCCCCCGATAAAATAAAAAAACATATAGGCCGTGTTCAGTCGGCTTCGAGCCTCAGGAATCAATGAAAACACCCGGCTCTGATTGGACACGTGAGCTACTTGCAATCCCACATCCATGATCACAACTCCAATACTAAGAGCGATCAAAGAAGTTCCTCCCCAGAAAAGATAAATCAAAAATGAAATTCCCATCATGGCGATGCCATAGCCCACCGTCTGACGTGGACTGCGACGGTCGGCAAGTCTCCCCACAAGAGGAGCTGCCAACGCTCCCGACGCTCCTAAAATTCCAAAAAGTCCCACTGTCTTCGCTCCGAGGTTGAAAGCAGGAGATTCCATCAAATAAATCAACGTAGCCCAGAAGGCACTAAAAGCACCAAACATCATCGAGCCAAACACCATCGACTCACGAAGAACGGGAAGCTCTTTCACGAGTTGAATAACGGATTTGAGAAGTCCCACATAACTTCCCGAAAAGCTCGGTTCACTTTGTGGAAGGGCTCCGCGCAAAACGAAAGCTAAGATGACGAGCACAACAGAAGCCGAACCGAACATCACGCGCCAACCAAAAAGGTCGCCGATAAAACCAGAAACTGTGCGTGCTAAAAGAATTCCTAAAAGCATTCCACTCATCACCATACCCACCGTCTGTCCCCTTTTTTGTGGAGAAGAAAGATGAGCAGCAAAAGGAATAATATATTGCGGAGTCATTGTCGCAAGACCCAAGAGCAGACTTAAAACAATCACGAAATAAATATTCGGCGACAACGCCACACCAATCAAACAAACTGCTGACACCAGTGTTGAAATAAAAATCAGACGACGTCTTTCAAAGCGGTCGCCTAAAGGACTTAAGAAAAACATGCCGAGGGCATATCCCAACTGCGTGCCTGTCGGAATCCATCCCATCACAGCGGCACTGGCTCCAAAAGTATTTTGAATTTGATGAAGCAGTGGTTGGCAGTAATAAAGATTTGCAACACACAACCCCGTTGCAACCGTCATCACCCAAAGGACAAAAGAAGTAAGATTTTGTTTCATAGATAGCCTCAGACTCGAAAGGTACGGACTTACTTTTGGTTGATACTTGCGTCTAACGCGCAAGCGCTACCAAAAGTAAGTCCGTACCTATTAAAAAAGGGGCTTTGTCAGCCCCTTTTTGTTTTAAACGTATGATCCTCTTTTGATTTTTTCCAGGATCAGTTTCTCTGTTTTGATTGGATCTTTTGGATCGACAGAGAAGTAAGATTGCTGCTCGCAACGTACTTTTTCTTTGATCAACCAGCGGAGGATGTCCGCCAAGTTTTTATTTTTCTTGTCCAAGAAGAACGGATCGTTTTCCAAAGCATCTTTGGCTTTTTTCAAAGCGCGCGCTTCGGCTGGATCGGATTCTCTGACTTTGTAGTGAGGAAGATCGTATTTTTTTACGTCTTCTGGCAACACACCCAAGAATTTTACATTCGGTGCAGAGAAGTCAGCGTTACGGATCAAAGAGGCCGCAGAACCGGCTTTCAAAGTACGGTAGATGTTTTGCAATGTGTACGCATCGAGATCTCCGAAGAAGTACATTGGCACGTCCAACTCTTCTTGGATCAATTTGGCCCAACCACGAACACCGTTTGACGGAACCCCTTGAGCACCCATCACGATACAGTTGTTACGTTTTGTGAATCCCATTGTAACCAGCGTATTCGCCGTACCTTCAGATTCCACGATCAAGCAGAAATCGATTTTCTTTTTCGCTTTTAGTTTCAAAGCTTGCGGTTTGTTCTTCGGTTGGAACGGAGATGTTCCCAATGTCGAAAGATCAATCACCGCGCGGTCACCGTCTGGCAAAGTCTCAGTCACAACCAATTGTTGAGAATAAGTCTGCCCACCACGGTCATTGGCGAAAACGTTTAATTCTTCACGATACACTTCAAGCATATCCCCGATAAAATCGATGATTGCATCTGATTCCGGTTGGTCTTCGAAATCCAAAGGTTTCAAACGTGGGTTGCCTTTGATTTCACCTTTACAGATGTAGTAAAGCTCACGCTTCGTATTGACGTTTCCAACATCCAGGTTACGAAGCAGGATTTCAAGAATGAAAACCACACGCGCAAGTTTTTGCACGGAAGACACGTTCAATTCCGTACGAACAACTTTATCACCCGGAGTGAGGTAACCCACTTTCGAGTTGTACAAAGAGTTGTCCAAAGATGTTTTGACCGCCTCTAAAACAGGGCGCTTCGACATCTCAAGGTCTTTCAACATTTTGTCAGCCAAAATGCGGGCTTCTTTAGGAATATCAATTTTTAATTCGCGAATGCTTAATAGTTTTGCCATTACGCTTTTTTCCCAGTCGTTTTCTTAGTAGTAGTTACGGCTTTTTTGGTCGTTGTTTTCTTTGTTCCTTGCGGTTCAGAAGCCTCTTCAACCAACTCTTCAGAAGAAATCACGTCGATATCTTCGTCGTCTCCGTGAGAAATACCTTTTTTCTTCTCGCGTTGTTTTTGCGCAAGAAGTTTGGATTCCGCGGCTTCCAAGTCAGCCATCGCCTCTTCAGAGTCACGGCCCAAAAGTTTTTTCAAACCTTCTTCCGCTTTTTTCTTACGAGATTCTGGAGCTTTGATGATGCTTGCCAAACCTTCAACAAGGATGGGACCAAACTGCTCGATGTGCGCCAATTTTCTTTCAAGGTCGGCTTCTTTCACTTCTTTTTTGATGTGACGAGAAAGCTTTTGACCTGCTTGGATCAACGCCAAACGGATTTCTGCTACCAACTCTTCGGAAGCATCAATCGTTTCTTTCGAAGCATTTTTAAATTTAATGAATGGAGACACGATGGAAACCGCGAAAATATACGGTCCTAGCGGCAAGCTGTCTTTCGGCTGGCCCAAACCATATGTTTTCCAGTTCACAGACTCAATCGCCCATGTGATCGCGCAACCGGATTTATCGAATTGCAATGGAACACGGTTCGCAAAACGAAGCAAAGTCACTGGAGAATCCGGAGATTGATTGCGGTCTTTAAAACGCGCCAAAGCGACTTCCACCACGACAGGTTTAAAGTCACAGATAGTCGGTTTACGAGTCACAACCGCGAAGAAGTCGATTTCACCTAGACGAATAATCGACTTAGAAAGAGCTTCCTCCCCCACAGTCAAAACAGATCTTGTCGATGGCGCCATCAACTCTGTGTTTTGCACAGCTTGGAAAACTTTTTTGAAGTCTTCTTCAGTAAGTGACGTCAAAGGCTTTTCAAGAAGGCTTTTTGGAAGACCTTTTTTCACGAACTCTGAAATAGATTGATCAGAAATACGAGAGAAACCTGTCTTCAAGAACTTAGATAAAGTCGTTTTACCGAACAAAGTGGAATGAGTGATGAACTCACCTAGTTTGAACGTGTGAGGATGTGGCAAAGACGCCTCTGGAATTTGCGGAACTTCTTGGCTCACGCGAGTCACAGTGACGAAATCGTTCTCCATCAATTTATAAGTGACAGTCATATGAGGGTTCACAAGGATTGTGCCCTCAATATAAGTCACGATACCACCGTCACCGTTAAGCTGAATACGTCCGTCAAGAACGAACTCAACGCGAGTTCCGTGGTCACGATCCCAATCCAAAGTTTCTTTATTTTTTAGAACACCCGTATTGGATTTGATATCCACGTCGACTTGTGCCGACACGGCTTTACGCATTTTTTTAGTCTTAGAAACAACGTTCACACCACGGGCATTGGTCATTTGCGCCCATGTTGTTGCTGCAGAAATACCGATACCTTGTTGTCCGCGTGAACATTGTCCACGGCCAAATTTAGAAGACGCAAGATACTCACCATATACTTTTGCGAGATCTTCAGCTTCGATTCCCGGCCCGTTATCTTCGACAACGATGCGAATTAAATCAGTATTTTTAGTTGAACCAGTTCCGACTTTTGAAACTTCAATCAAAAGATCTGGAAGAATACCGGCCTGCTCACACGCATCCAAAGAGTTGTCTACGGCCTCTTTCAAAGTCGTCAAAACGGCTTTCAATGGAGACGAGAATCCCACTTGTTGGAGGTTCTTCGCAAAATATTCAGCGGTACTACTTTTAGTAATCTTACTCACGGTCGCTTGATCCTTCACGAGATGTTAACGAAAATTAATGAATGACTTTGTTAGGTTAACGCCAACGCAGGGGGTTAAAGCAAGACTAAAGCCTCAACGCTGCGTGGTGTAATTTTGAATATGAGGAATCACAACTCACAACTAAACAAATTTGATGTTACAAAACTTCCTATGAATTCATCATCCGGATTGAGCTTATCACAGAGATTCAAAGTTCATAGTGAGAATATTTGCGCCTTGATCGGCGAGACAGGTTTGGTAATTCGTCCCTATTCCAATTCCTCTCTCTCGTTTTTTGCATTGCTTCCAAGTGAAGAGCAGCTTCAGGTGATCCGCGATTTGCAAATTTATTATCAAATCTGTCTCGATGTGAAAATGGAGGGTGGATTTTTAAGAGACCCTCGTCACTTTACCGAAAAAGCACTTCTGCGACTGGGACTGGAAGCAGACTCGTTTATTCTTGATCAAATTCGACCGAATCATCTCGTTGAAGCATATAGTTTTTCGCAGACGCAGATTTTTCGAACTCTGCTCTTTTTTGAGGTTTGCAGCTACACCCTCGAAGATCTTTACTGTCGTAAATGGTACAACCTCTACGAGCGAACCGCTGAGGATCAGAGAAGTCTTGAAGAGACGCTGAAAACTTTTATGGCGGATATTTCAAAACCTTTGGCAGTTCACAATAAAGAACATGTGATTAAAGAGAGAGACTCCTTAGAACGTCTAGCCATCCGCAATCAAATGTTATGGATGGCTCCTCTGAAAAAAGATGGAAATACAGAGGCTATCTTGACCATAGCCACGGCGTCGCTCGCATAGAGTTCCAATTCAACGTCTCAAACTGAGAAAAACCCCACCAATAATTTATAAAAATCCTTGCAGAGCCGATAAGTTAACCATGAACTTTCCCGGTACGTACTTGGTGCTATTCTTGTCGTTCTTCATTTCGTCCTTTGTTCAGGCGGCCCCTAATGCTTTGACTTATCAGGGACGTATTTTGAAGGCTGACGGAACTCCGTTAACCTACAATAACACTAGTTTTCTTTTTGAAATCACGAATCCTGCCGGCACTTGTGTGATTTATCGCGAGCAGCGCGACGGCATCAACATGCTTAATTCAGGTGGTGTCTTTGACATCCCCATTGGATCTGGCACAAAACTTTTTCCAACAGATCCTTTGGTCACACTTTTAGATTCTTTTAACAATTCCAAGATTCATGATTGTTACGGTGGTTCGACTTATGCTGCTTCCGCCGGAGACATCCGTCTTTTGAAAGTTCAGTTCCACGATGGCAGTGGTTGGAAGGTGATTTCACCATCAAGTGAAATTCGCTCTGTTCCCTATTCTGCTTACGCTCTTTCGGCACAAAAACTGGGAACAAAAACGGAGAATGACTTCTTCGTAAAAACGGGAGTGCCAAGCTGTGCCGGGAATGAATTTTTAACTTGGAATGGAGCCGCTCTTTCTTGTGCCCCTGTGACAGGTGCGAGTGGTGGTACTGTGACGAGCGTCACGTCTTCGAACTCTTATGTAACGATTACGAATAATACTTCGACTCCTGTCGTGACTTTGAATGTTGGTACGACGGCAGGAACTGTGGCTGCTGGTAACGATGCGCGCTTTAGTGACGCGCGTGTTCCTACGGGTGCTGCTGGTGGAGATTTAGCGGGAACTTATCCGAATCCTTCCGTGGCGAAAATTCAAAGTGTTGCGGTTTCTAATGCAGCACCTACCAACGGGAATTTTTTAAAGTTTGATGGCACTCAGTGGATTGGTGCTGCCATTGGGATGAGTGATGTTACGAATTTGAATTCCTCTTTGAGTAATTATCATACGGTGGCTGCGTTTAATTCTGCCGTGGGAAGTGCTAACTGTGCGGCTCATCAGACTCCTTATTGGAATTCGGTTTCTGGTTCTTTTCAATGTCAGTCCATCAACGTTTCTGTTGCGGGTGACGTGAGCGGAACCATTGGTGCTGTTTCCGTAAATAAAATCAAAGGTGTTGATGTTGATACGACCGGATTAACTTCTGGCCAGGTTTTAAAATATGATGGCACGAAGTGGGCTCCGGCGGCGGATTCAAATGCTGGTGGGACTGTTACGAATATTGCGACTGGTACGGGTTTAAGTGGCGGACCTATCACATCTACAGGAACTATTTCTTTAGCTAACACTGCGGTGACTTCTGGATCTTATGGTTCAACTACACAAGTAGGTACTTTTACCGTTGATGCTCAAGGACGTTTAACTGCGGCTTCAAATTCAGCCATCGCATTTCCTGTGACTTCTGTTGCAACTAAAATTGGTGCTGTCACTTTAGATTATGGTGACATAAACAGTGCCGCTTCAAAATATCTCACTTACAAACCTAACAATGTCGCTTGTGCTGATGGCCAAGTGATTAAGTGGATCGCTGCCAACTCTCGTTGGGAGTGTGCAAGTGATACAGATACCAACGCTGGCGGTACTGTTACGAATATCGCGACAGGTACAGGTCTTAGCGGTGGACCGATTACTTCTACTGGAACTATTTCTTTAGCAAACACGGCCGTGACGGCAGGATCTTATACTCGCGCAAATATAACTGTCGATGCTCAAGGTCGCTTGACCGCTGCAAGCAATGGTGCGGCTGTGAATCTTGCAACTGAAGTCACTGGCACTCTGCCAGTAGCGAATGGTGGTACAGGACAGACAACAGTGACGGCGGCATTCAACGGTCTTTCTCCAAGCACAACTAAAGGTGATTTGATTGTTCATGATGGTACGAATGATATTCGTTTGCCTGTCGGAACAAATGGACAAGTATTATCAGCAAACTCTGCGCAGGCATCGGGTCTTCAGTGGATCACACCAACAAACGGAACTGTAACGAATGTTACGGGAACAGCTCCGATTGTTGTGGCGACAGGCTCAACGACTCCCGCAATTTCAATTAACGATGCAACCACTTCAACAAAAGGGGCTGTGCAAGTTGGTGCGGGTATCGCTGTGACATCAGGAACTATCAGTGCTGATCCAGCGAACTTCCCTTCTGCTGTGCCGGTTAATAAAGGTGGTACTGGAGCAACTTCTCTTACAGCAAATAGACTTCTTGCTTCGAATGGAACTGGTTCTGCAGTAACCACATTTAACTGCGCCGTCGGTCAGATGATTTCTTTCGATGCCACGGGGTTGATGATTTGCTCAACCTTCACAACAGGTTCCGTGTTTTTAAACGGTGGAAACTCTTTTGGTGCGGACGCGACGTTAGGAACCAACGATAACTACGCTTTAAATCTCGAAACTAACAATGCGACACGAATGACCGTCACTTCTAGCGGTTATGTCGGAATTGGAACCTCAAGCCCGGCGGCTCAGCTTCACGTATACAACGCAGCTTCAAATCCTCCTGGCACGACTGCAAAATTTCAACTGGCGCCCGCTCTTACTGCGGATATGCCTTCAAACCTTCATGGATCGTGGTCCACGATCATGCCGAGCACTTCGTATAATTTTACCGGTGCTTTATACGGAGCTGTGAACCGTATCGAAACGGCGGCCGGTCAAACGGGAACAATAAACGGTGCGCTGGGCTCCGTTAGTGATGTTTATCATAAATCTGCCAGCCCTATTTCTGCCGCGACAGGAGCTTCGGGAGCGATCTACAATCAATCAACAGGCACCATCAGTTCTGCCAAAGCCGGTTCGTTCAGCGTTTCCAATACGGGCGGAGGAACGGTCACAACAGGATATGGCGTTTATATCGGTCCTGTGGAGGCGACAAATAAATATGGCCTCTATCAATCAGATGCAACGAACACGAACTATTTCGCAGGAAACGTGGGCATCGGAGCCGCGAGCCCCGTTCAGACTCTTCACATAGCTGGCGGTGGTGGTGAAGAAGGTTCCCCCGGAATTTTCATCCAAGATCCGACGACAAGCAATGCTTATGGAGGCAGCCTTTACTATGACGATCGCGGCGGCTTGAATGTTTTCAAAATGGGTGTCGTCAGTAACAACGCCGAGACGGGCTATATTGCTATGAACCGTGACAACGGAAACTTGGGTTTGGGTATTGCAAATCCTCTCTTTAAATTTCACATAAATGGTGATTCACCAGGAAACGCGGATCAAACAGTTGTTCAGATTGGTAACCCTGCAGCCACGGGCGCGGGACCTCTGTACTTAACCTACAATGCGCCGATGCTTTCAGGGAACTCTTACTTTAATAACGGATGGAAGTATGGCGGAGGCGCTGGTAAACCCGCGAGCATCGGCCTGGCGAATGGAATTTCATTTCAAACAGATGATGCGGCTGTAGGTGCAGCAGGAGCCGCGGTCAACTTTACAACTAAAATGACGCTGACCTCGGCTGGCAATTTAGGTATTGGTACGGCTTCTCCAAATGCCTTGCTTCATGTGAATGGGAGTGCCTATGTTAATTCAATCATCGGTGGACAGCTTAATGGCTCAGGCAATTTCCATCTTGATGCATGGAATACCGGCGCAGATAGAGGTGTGTATCTAAATTGGTCCGGCGGAACCGGCGGAGCCAAAGTCGGAAACGGTTCATCCAACTGGGGACCCATTTCTGCTTCGGCCTTCAACACGTCTTCCGACAGACGCTTGAAAGAAAATATTCATACAATTCCGCAAGTCTTAGACAAAGTTCTTCAACTTGATCCGGTGACATTCACGTGGAAAGATCCGATCCGTAACAAACAAGAAGGCGAAAGACTTGGTTTGATTGCGCAAAATGTAGAAAAAATCTTTCCTCAAGCCGTGCGTGTTGATCATGGAGAAAACACCCTTCCTGGTGGCACCAAGCTTGTGACATATCCGGATTTGATTGCTCCGCTTATAGGCGCGATCAAAGAACTCTACCACAAGTGGACGAGTGATTCTCAAGAATTGCATGAGACCATTGACAGACAATCACGTGAGATTGCTTCTATTAAAGAAGAGAACAACCAAGTGAAGACTGAGAACGAAAGAATTAAAAAAGAGAATGAAGAGATCAAAGCCCGTCTAGACCGACTGGAAAAACTTGTCTCACACTGAGACTGCTTTCTTACTTTTGTCTTAAAATAAGGTATTTTCTTAATCGAACCTTAACGGCTACTTAGGGAACACCCGATAAGTAAGACATGACCTGGTTGAACTCTCGAACGTACATGTATTTCCTGGTTACATTCTTTGTGCAGTTTTCACTGCATGCAGCGCCTAATGCTTTAACCTATCAGGGACGTATTCTTAAAGCCGACGGCTCTCCTCTTGAATACAATAACACCAGTTTCTTATTTGAAATTACAAGTCCCAATGGCAACTGCGTGATCTATCGTGAACAACGTGACGGCGTGAACATGGTCAACTCCAAAGGGGTCTTTGATGTGCCGATTGGATCCGGCACGAAGTTGTTTCCAACAGATCCATTGTTCACGCTTTTAGATTCTTTTAATAACTCAAAAACTCATGACTGTTATGGTGGAGCGACTTACACGGCTGCTACTGGCGACATTCGCCTTTTGAAGGTTCAGTTTCATGATGGCAGTGGTTGGAAAGTGATTTCTCCTTCGAGTGAAATCCGCTCAGTGCCCTACTCTGCTTATGCTTTGTCGGCAGAGAAGTTGGGCACAAAAACAGAGAGTGACTTCGTTTTGAAAACAGGAGTTCCAACTTGTTCATCAAATGAGTTTTTAAGCTGGAATGGCTCCGCGATGTTTTGTGCTCCGGTTACCGGAGCGAGCGGTGGCACAGTGACGAATGTGACTTCGACAAATGGTTATGTCACGGTCACCAATAACACTTCGACCCCGACCGTGACATTGAATGTAGGCACAACGGCAGGAACTGTGGCTGCTGGTGATGATGCGCGCTTTACAAATGCTCGTATTCCAACAGGACCTGCTGGCGGAGATTTATCCGGGACTTATCCAAACCCTTCAGTGGCTAAGCTTCAGGGAGCCACAGTTTCTAATGCAACCCCGATTTCAGGGCACTTTTTAAAGTTTGACGGAACTCAGTGGGGTGGCTCTGCGATTGCGATCAGTGATGTTACGAATTTGTCTTCGACTTTAAGTGGTTATCATACGATTGCGGCGTTTAATTCCGCAGTGGGAAGTGCGAACTGTGCGGCACATCAGACTCCGTACTGGAATTCGATCTCTGGATCTTTTCAATGTCAGGCGATCAATGTTTCTGTTGCGGGTGACGTGAGTGGAACCATTGGCGCTGTATCTGTTAACAAAATCAAAGGTGTTGATGTTGATACAACCGGATTAACTTCTGGCCAAGTTTTAAAATACGACGGAACAAAGTGGGCTCCGGCTAATGATTCAAATGCAGGCGGTACTGTCACAAACGTTGCAACTGGTACTGGTCTTAGTGGTGGACCTATTACTTCTACAGGAACTATCTCTTTAGCTAACACCGCAGTGACTGTGGGTTCCTATGGTTCCACAACTCAAGTTGGAACTTTCACTGTTGATGCTCAAGGACGTTTAACTGCGGCTTCAAATTCAGCAATTGCATTTCCCGTGACTTCGGTTGCAACTAAGACTGGTGCAGTGACTTTGGATTATGGCGATATTAACAATGCGGCCTCTAAATATTTGACTTATAAGCCCAACAACGTGGCATGTGCTGATGGCCAAGTCATTAAATGGATCGCCGCCAACTCCCGTTGGGAATGTGCAAACGATGTCGATACAAATGCTGGTGGAACTGTTACAAACGTAACAAGTGCTAATAGCTATTTGTCTGTAGCAACAGGAAACACAACTCCCGTTCTAACTTTGAATGTAGGTACAGTTGCTAACACTGTCGCTGCTGGTAATGACCTGCGTTTTACAGATGCTCGCACACCAACAGGCGCAGCGGGTGGAGACCTTAATGGAACTTATCCAAATCCAACATTAGTAGCAACGGCTGTCACTGCAGGTTCCTATGGTTCAACTACGCAAGTTGGAACATTCACTGTAGATAGCAAAGGCCGCTTAACAGCAGCTTCAAATGCAGCCATCGCGTTCCCCGTGACTTCAGTCGCAACAAAAACTGGTGCAGTCACTTTAGATTATGGTGACATAAACAATGCCGCTTCAAAATATCTAACTTACAAACCAAACAACGTCGCTTGTACCGACGGCCAAGTTTTGAAATGGATTGCAGCAAACAATCGTTGGGAATGTGCGAACGACACGGACACTTCGTCCGGCGGCACCGTTACGAATATCGCAACAGGCACTGGATTAAGTGGTGGACCCATCACTTCAACTGGAACTATTTCTTTAGCAAACACAGCTGTGACTGCGGGATCTTATACTCGGGCCAATATCACTGTCGATGCTCAAGGTCGTTTAACCGCTGCGAGTAATGGTGCTGCCGTAAACTTAGCAACCGAAGTCACGGGCACTTTACCGATTGTAAATGGCGGTACGGGACAGACGACAGCGACGGCGGCTTTCAATGGTCTTTCACCAAGCACCACGAAAGGTGACTTGATTGTTCATGATGGTACGAACGATATTCGTTTGCCGGTCGGAACCAACGGACAAGTTCTATCAGCAAACTCGGCGCAAGCATCAGGTCTTCAATGGATCACTCCAACAAATGGAACCGTGACTAATGTCACTGGAACGGCTCCGATTGTTGTTGCGACAGGTTCGACAACTCCTGCGATTTCAATTAATGATGCAACGACATCAGCAAAAGGTGCCGTTCAAGTTGGTGCTGGTATTGCTGTGACAGCAGGAACTATCAGTGCAGATCCTGCGAACTTTCCTTCTACCGTTCCTGTGAGCAAAGGTGGTACAGGAGCGGCCTCCTTCACAGCGAATAGATTGATCGTTTCAAACGGCAGCGGAAACGCGCTTTCGACTTTCAACTGCAGCATAGGTCAAATCGTCACTTTTGATGCTTCTGGAATCATGGGTTGTACCAACTATTCATCTTCAGGAGTTTTCGCTAACGGCGGAAATAGCTTTGCCGCTGATGCCACTCTAGGTACCAACGACACCTATGCTTTGAACTTTGAAACAAACAACGCCGCAAGAATGACAATCACATCCGGCGGTAACGTCGGGATTGCAACAACATCTCCAAGCACAACTTTAGAAGTGGTCGATACAACCGGCAATACAAGTCGCGGGATCACGTCGACAACATACGCCACATCAAATCCCGGTGGACTTGTACAAACTCGCGGAGCCCGAGGCACAGCAAGTGCTCCGACGGCATTGAACAATCTGGATACTTTCTCTTGGTTTGCGATGGCCGGTTATGACGGAACTGCGTTTTCTGTTCAGACTCAACCCACTGGAGTCAGTGGTGCCGCCACAGAAAACTGGTCGTCAACAGGTCATGGTTCTGCCTTGCGTTTTACAACGACAACCAATGGAGCAGTGAACGGCGCAGAAAGAATGCGCATTGATCACAACGGAAACGTTGGTATAAATACCGTGGCTCCGACAGCAAAGTTGGAAGTTGCTGGCGATGCCAAAGTCACGGGTAATTTATTTGGTGCTGTTAAAGACACTTCAGGTAATGCGCTCAAATCCTGTGCAGGAAGATCTGGTACAACCTGGACTTACTATTCCATCAATGCAGCAAGCACAGGATCTTGTGGTGCTTACATCGACGTCAACACAGCAGCATGTGGATTCACAACTGTGTTTAAATATTTCCCAAGTCTCGGGGGAAGTGGCGGTCATTGGGTCACGACAGGAGGAAACTCCGTTTACAATCCGACGGCAACGGGCTTTCGTATTTACATCAATTTAAATGGCTCTTACGACGCAACGACTTGCAACGCTTCAACCCTTCCCCACAACTCTTTGGTATTTTATATCGACTGGCTCGCCGTCGGAATGTAGTCAGTCCTCAGAGGAGG
This region of Bdellovibrio sp. BCCA genomic DNA includes:
- a CDS encoding beta strand repeat-containing protein; this encodes MTWLNSRTYMYFLVTFFVQFSLHAAPNALTYQGRILKADGSPLEYNNTSFLFEITSPNGNCVIYREQRDGVNMVNSKGVFDVPIGSGTKLFPTDPLFTLLDSFNNSKTHDCYGGATYTAATGDIRLLKVQFHDGSGWKVISPSSEIRSVPYSAYALSAEKLGTKTESDFVLKTGVPTCSSNEFLSWNGSAMFCAPVTGASGGTVTNVTSTNGYVTVTNNTSTPTVTLNVGTTAGTVAAGDDARFTNARIPTGPAGGDLSGTYPNPSVAKLQGATVSNATPISGHFLKFDGTQWGGSAIAISDVTNLSSTLSGYHTIAAFNSAVGSANCAAHQTPYWNSISGSFQCQAINVSVAGDVSGTIGAVSVNKIKGVDVDTTGLTSGQVLKYDGTKWAPANDSNAGGTVTNVATGTGLSGGPITSTGTISLANTAVTVGSYGSTTQVGTFTVDAQGRLTAASNSAIAFPVTSVATKTGAVTLDYGDINNAASKYLTYKPNNVACADGQVIKWIAANSRWECANDVDTNAGGTVTNVTSANSYLSVATGNTTPVLTLNVGTVANTVAAGNDLRFTDARTPTGAAGGDLNGTYPNPTLVATAVTAGSYGSTTQVGTFTVDSKGRLTAASNAAIAFPVTSVATKTGAVTLDYGDINNAASKYLTYKPNNVACTDGQVLKWIAANNRWECANDTDTSSGGTVTNIATGTGLSGGPITSTGTISLANTAVTAGSYTRANITVDAQGRLTAASNGAAVNLATEVTGTLPIVNGGTGQTTATAAFNGLSPSTTKGDLIVHDGTNDIRLPVGTNGQVLSANSAQASGLQWITPTNGTVTNVTGTAPIVVATGSTTPAISINDATTSAKGAVQVGAGIAVTAGTISADPANFPSTVPVSKGGTGAASFTANRLIVSNGSGNALSTFNCSIGQIVTFDASGIMGCTNYSSSGVFANGGNSFAADATLGTNDTYALNFETNNAARMTITSGGNVGIATTSPSTTLEVVDTTGNTSRGITSTTYATSNPGGLVQTRGARGTASAPTALNNLDTFSWFAMAGYDGTAFSVQTQPTGVSGAATENWSSTGHGSALRFTTTTNGAVNGAERMRIDHNGNVGINTVAPTAKLEVAGDAKVTGNLFGAVKDTSGNALKSCAGRSGTTWTYYSINAASTGSCGAYIDVNTAACGFTTVFKYFPSLGGSGGHWVTTGGNSVYNPTATGFRIYINLNGSYDATTCNASTLPHNSLVFYIDWLAVGM